A genome region from Nitrospira sp. includes the following:
- a CDS encoding radical SAM protein has product MSSSGLVQIDGLSPIKTEERKTSKVMLLFPPEWVPTAPYLALPSLTAVLREAGHDVVQRDINIEMYDHFFTMEFLIWVKGRLGMQLKPLQDKDKAGRLTEQEAAQKAVLEEAYAVDVFDLADRAEDAKLVVRGERFYEAEKLERALNTFREAMQYISSAYYPASLVFYPMESNLGYRPGVSKEVFACLDDEQVNVYRDICNQLVLPSVSKEKPTVIGISIGTQMQLMAGLTFCKMIKESFPDIHVVVGGNVVTRLQEEWAKHERFFTDVFDAAILYEGEHALLWYLEAVNGQRAIESVPNLMYYASGAVQQSKEVYTEKTAALPLPDFDGFPLDLYFVPERIIPYLATRGCYWGRCTFCDHGQGYFDQYRGMTAQHVLEQVTALRDKYQCRHFLFSDESYPPALFKKVSQLLVDRNVGIKWTTLIRFEETLQDQAVWDLAAKAGCCTLYYGMESANERVLNLMDKHAKKSVIQNNLHQAAKAGIWNHVMAFYGFPGETRDEALETRQFVIQNQPVIHSVELFYFVAYRHTPMVRNPDKFGITIHKQEEYDLPLDYYYTLNEPVGISCLDAMQLCEEFYKNDFSPWAVRVNSREHVFLYISKFGTNKLPQIYAATKDGATAAEGVSGLVTWPMAIGEGDEGKEGMSRVVSHGVG; this is encoded by the coding sequence ATGAGCAGTAGCGGCTTAGTCCAAATCGACGGCTTGTCTCCGATCAAGACGGAGGAACGGAAGACCTCCAAGGTGATGTTGCTGTTTCCGCCCGAATGGGTGCCGACGGCGCCGTATCTCGCCTTGCCTTCGTTGACCGCCGTGTTGCGGGAAGCCGGGCATGACGTGGTGCAGCGAGACATCAACATTGAGATGTACGATCACTTCTTCACCATGGAGTTTTTGATCTGGGTGAAGGGTCGTCTAGGGATGCAGCTGAAGCCGCTGCAGGACAAGGATAAGGCGGGGCGGCTGACGGAGCAGGAAGCCGCTCAGAAGGCGGTGCTGGAAGAGGCCTATGCGGTGGACGTGTTCGACCTCGCAGACCGGGCGGAAGACGCCAAGCTGGTTGTGCGCGGCGAGCGGTTTTACGAAGCGGAGAAATTGGAGCGGGCGCTGAATACGTTCCGCGAAGCGATGCAGTACATCTCCTCTGCCTACTACCCGGCCTCGCTGGTGTTTTATCCCATGGAAAGTAACCTGGGCTATCGGCCCGGAGTGTCCAAGGAAGTCTTTGCCTGCCTCGACGACGAACAGGTAAACGTCTATCGCGATATCTGCAATCAACTCGTCTTACCCAGCGTGAGTAAAGAAAAGCCGACCGTGATCGGCATTTCCATCGGTACGCAGATGCAGCTGATGGCGGGCCTCACCTTCTGCAAGATGATCAAGGAAAGTTTTCCCGACATCCACGTCGTGGTCGGCGGCAACGTCGTGACGCGGCTGCAGGAAGAATGGGCGAAGCATGAGCGGTTCTTCACCGACGTCTTTGACGCGGCCATCTTGTACGAGGGTGAGCATGCGCTGCTCTGGTACCTCGAGGCGGTGAACGGGCAGCGGGCGATCGAGTCGGTGCCCAACCTCATGTATTACGCGTCCGGTGCGGTGCAGCAGAGCAAGGAAGTGTATACAGAGAAGACGGCGGCGCTGCCGCTGCCGGATTTCGATGGCTTCCCGCTGGACCTCTATTTTGTGCCCGAGCGGATCATTCCCTACCTCGCCACCCGCGGTTGTTATTGGGGCCGCTGCACGTTCTGCGACCACGGCCAGGGGTATTTCGATCAATACCGCGGGATGACGGCGCAGCATGTGCTCGAGCAGGTCACGGCGCTCCGGGATAAGTACCAGTGCAGACATTTTCTGTTCTCCGACGAGTCCTATCCGCCCGCGTTGTTCAAGAAGGTCTCGCAGCTGCTGGTGGACCGGAACGTCGGCATCAAGTGGACGACTCTGATCCGGTTTGAAGAGACGCTCCAGGACCAGGCGGTCTGGGACCTCGCGGCAAAGGCGGGCTGCTGCACGCTCTATTACGGCATGGAATCGGCGAACGAGCGCGTGCTGAACCTCATGGACAAACACGCGAAGAAGAGCGTGATTCAGAATAACCTCCACCAGGCGGCGAAGGCCGGCATCTGGAACCACGTGATGGCGTTTTACGGCTTCCCCGGCGAAACGCGCGACGAGGCGCTTGAGACGCGACAGTTCGTCATCCAGAACCAGCCGGTGATTCACTCCGTGGAGCTGTTCTATTTCGTGGCCTACCGCCACACGCCGATGGTGCGCAACCCGGATAAATTCGGCATCACGATCCACAAGCAGGAGGAATACGACCTGCCGCTGGATTATTACTACACGCTGAACGAGCCGGTGGGCATTTCCTGCCTCGATGCCATGCAGCTCTGCGAAGAATTCTATAAGAACGACTTCAGTCCATGGGCCGTGCGGGTGAATAGCCGCGAGCACGTCTTCCTCTATATCTCCAAATTCGGCACGAACAAGCTGCCGCAGATCTACGCGGCGACGAAGGACGGTGCGACGGCGGCCGAAGGAGTCTCCGGTCTCGTGACCTGGCCGATGGCTATCGGTGAAGGAGATGAGGGGAAAGAGGGGATGTCACGCGTCGTCTCCCACGGGGTGGGATAG
- a CDS encoding radical SAM protein: MKVEYSKGERASKELILLNRQSFEATSGRKMKVMLIFPPDWFPSEPYLSLPSLTAVLRQAGHTVIQKDINLEMWDWYFSEDFLKKVLRRVPQQLDRLRKLAKKRELEEWEQDLQLTLCDLTRQRIDDLIKKAEKAKAIIRGEVFYEIDQLEWAIHVFREVTSVISMVYAPARICMPPMETDLSYKVFVSHEVMDAVNDTQVNIYRDVFEHLVKPAIEAEQPDVVGISIVLQQQMFSSMTFCALIKQHFPNIHVTIGGNTVTRLRDVLPQSPLFQYFDSAVVYEGETAFVQLVSAVGAKRSLADVPNTIYKDATGVHVSTTSFAEDMAALPPPDFDGLPLDKYFVPTKILPYLATRGCYWGRCEFCDHGEGYTAGYRTKKIQDILAEVTYLRDKYGSRHFHFTDESYPPALFRKLTRGLIDNNMGIAWTTHMRFEKSLLEDQVWQDAKASGCKYLHFGYESGNERVLRLMDKATTTDIMTKHLKYTAEAGIWNHCMGFFGFPGETREEAWSSVEFLEQNKDYVHSLGFGTFDLGRHNPVAKHPEKFGVTAYKNPEWDLALDYYFTVKQGLSIEEAERVFEDFERNHNPGWDLRLFIREYIFLYIARFGLEKLPDLQFRSARVATVPPSLAGKM, encoded by the coding sequence ATGAAAGTGGAATATTCCAAAGGCGAGCGGGCCTCCAAAGAACTGATCCTCCTCAATCGCCAAAGTTTCGAAGCCACCAGCGGCCGGAAGATGAAGGTCATGTTGATCTTCCCGCCCGATTGGTTCCCCTCCGAACCCTATCTCAGTCTCCCGTCCCTCACTGCGGTGCTTCGTCAAGCCGGTCATACGGTCATTCAAAAAGACATCAACCTCGAGATGTGGGATTGGTATTTCAGCGAAGACTTTTTGAAGAAGGTCCTACGCCGGGTGCCGCAGCAGCTCGACCGGTTGCGCAAGTTGGCGAAGAAGCGCGAACTTGAAGAATGGGAGCAGGATCTCCAGCTCACGCTCTGCGATCTCACGCGTCAACGCATCGACGATTTGATCAAGAAAGCCGAGAAGGCCAAGGCGATCATTCGCGGAGAAGTGTTCTATGAAATCGATCAGTTAGAGTGGGCCATTCATGTATTCCGTGAAGTCACGTCCGTGATTTCAATGGTCTATGCTCCGGCGCGGATCTGCATGCCGCCGATGGAGACGGACCTCTCCTATAAAGTCTTTGTGTCGCACGAAGTGATGGACGCGGTGAACGACACCCAGGTGAACATCTATCGCGATGTGTTCGAGCATTTGGTGAAGCCGGCAATCGAGGCGGAGCAGCCGGATGTGGTCGGCATCTCGATCGTCTTGCAGCAGCAAATGTTTTCTTCCATGACCTTCTGTGCCCTCATCAAGCAGCACTTCCCCAATATTCATGTGACCATCGGCGGCAACACGGTCACGCGCTTGCGCGACGTACTGCCTCAATCGCCGCTGTTTCAATACTTCGACAGCGCGGTGGTGTATGAAGGGGAGACGGCGTTCGTGCAGCTGGTGTCGGCGGTGGGGGCGAAGCGGAGCTTGGCCGATGTGCCGAACACCATCTACAAGGACGCGACCGGGGTGCATGTCTCGACGACGAGTTTTGCGGAAGACATGGCCGCGCTGCCGCCGCCGGACTTCGATGGTCTGCCGCTCGACAAGTATTTTGTGCCGACTAAAATTCTGCCCTACCTGGCGACCCGCGGTTGTTACTGGGGCCGTTGCGAGTTCTGCGACCACGGCGAAGGTTACACGGCGGGTTACCGCACCAAGAAGATCCAGGACATTTTGGCCGAGGTGACCTATCTCCGTGACAAGTACGGCTCGCGGCATTTTCACTTTACGGATGAGTCGTATCCGCCGGCCCTGTTCCGCAAGCTGACGCGGGGGCTGATCGACAACAACATGGGCATTGCCTGGACAACGCACATGCGGTTCGAGAAGAGCCTGCTGGAAGATCAGGTCTGGCAAGATGCGAAGGCTTCCGGCTGCAAGTATCTCCACTTCGGGTATGAATCGGGGAATGAGCGGGTGTTGCGGTTGATGGACAAGGCGACGACGACGGACATCATGACGAAACACTTGAAGTATACCGCCGAGGCAGGCATCTGGAACCACTGCATGGGTTTCTTCGGATTTCCCGGTGAAACACGGGAGGAAGCCTGGTCGTCGGTGGAGTTCCTGGAGCAGAACAAGGACTATGTGCATTCGTTGGGCTTTGGCACGTTCGACCTCGGCCGGCATAACCCGGTGGCGAAACATCCGGAGAAGTTCGGCGTGACGGCTTACAAGAATCCTGAATGGGACCTGGCGCTCGACTACTACTTTACGGTGAAGCAGGGGTTGAGCATCGAGGAGGCCGAGCGGGTGTTCGAAGACTTCGAGCGCAACCACAATCCTGGTTGGGACTTGCGGCTGTTCATCCGCGAATACATCTTTCTCTACATCGCGCGCTTCGGGTTGGAGAAGCTGCCGGACCTGCAGTTCCGGTCGGCGAGGGTGGCCACGGTGCCGCCGTCATTAGCCGGAAAGATGTAG
- a CDS encoding type II toxin-antitoxin system RelE/ParE family toxin — MSHPLPVRIVGSAGQAIVDAAEWWVSNRPKAPDTFAIELERAIQILASQPLIGSQARNVKLAGVRRLHLPRVRYYLYYRVISHPEVVEILALWHTSRGISPNLL; from the coding sequence GTGAGTCATCCACTCCCTGTCCGGATAGTCGGCAGTGCCGGCCAGGCAATCGTTGATGCGGCTGAATGGTGGGTCTCTAACCGGCCGAAAGCCCCTGATACATTTGCGATTGAGCTTGAGCGTGCGATTCAAATCCTCGCATCCCAGCCACTGATCGGTTCCCAGGCTCGAAACGTCAAGCTGGCTGGTGTTCGCCGCCTTCACTTGCCGCGGGTTCGTTACTATCTTTATTATCGCGTGATTTCTCATCCTGAAGTCGTCGAAATCCTCGCGCTGTGGCACACGAGCCGCGGCATTTCACCCAATCTTCTGTAG
- a CDS encoding type II toxin-antitoxin system RelE/ParE family toxin has product METTPKELRIYVTEEGHEPFSEWLISLRDHRARAKIRVRLDRVSLGNFGDCHGVGGGVQELRIDYGPGYRVYFGQEGTTIVVLLCGGDKSTQENDIVIAQRYWSGYRRRP; this is encoded by the coding sequence GTGGAGACCACGCCGAAAGAGTTGCGGATCTATGTCACGGAAGAAGGCCACGAACCCTTCAGTGAGTGGCTGATATCGCTACGCGATCATAGGGCCCGCGCGAAAATACGGGTGAGGTTGGACCGAGTCAGCTTGGGAAACTTCGGCGATTGCCATGGCGTTGGAGGCGGTGTTCAGGAACTTCGGATCGATTATGGACCAGGGTATCGGGTGTACTTCGGACAAGAAGGAACGACAATCGTGGTGCTCCTTTGCGGAGGAGATAAGAGCACACAGGAGAACGATATTGTTATAGCCCAACGGTATTGGAGCGGATACAGGAGGCGGCCATGA
- a CDS encoding addiction module antidote protein — MKKSKAYQADLIESLRDAREAEEYLNAALEEDDPELFLLALRNVAEAQGGIASLAEKTKLNRESLYRMLSERGNPEFRSLDALLHALGFRLAVSVNR; from the coding sequence ATGAAGAAGAGCAAAGCCTATCAAGCAGATCTCATCGAAAGCCTGCGAGATGCTCGGGAAGCTGAAGAGTATTTGAATGCCGCGCTCGAAGAGGATGATCCGGAATTGTTCTTGCTGGCGTTACGAAATGTGGCGGAGGCACAAGGAGGGATAGCATCGCTCGCCGAGAAAACGAAGCTGAATCGAGAGAGTCTGTATCGCATGCTCTCGGAGCGCGGCAATCCTGAATTTCGAAGCCTCGATGCCCTCCTCCACGCGTTAGGCTTTCGGCTCGCAGTTTCCGTAAATCGTTAG
- a CDS encoding IS3 family transposase (programmed frameshift), translating to MRQSKFTESQIVSILKEADAGRPVNELWRQHGISSATYYKWKAKYGGLEASDVKRLKELEHENNRLKRMYADLSLENAALKDVIGKKPLRPAERREVVAHLVMAGGLPVQRACRAVGLSRATYYRPLVDWARRDAPVIAALTTLVAAKSRWGFWKCWGRLRLDGQPWNHKRLWRVYCQLRLNLPRRTKKRLPLRPRQPLVVVPQPNVVWAVDFMSDTLYGGRRFRTFNVLDEGVREGLAIEIDTSLPAERVIRVLEQVVSWRGQPQAIRLDHGPEFLADRFITWCAERGIQLWHIQPGKPDQNALIERYNRTYRTEVLNAYVFESLEQVREISAEWLQSDNEERPHDALAGLPPATYRAQVEARTSPMKLSP from the exons ATGCGCCAGTCGAAGTTCACCGAATCGCAAATTGTGTCGATCCTCAAAGAAGCCGATGCCGGGCGCCCAGTCAACGAGTTGTGGCGGCAGCACGGCATCAGTTCCGCGACCTACTACAAGTGGAAAGCCAAGTACGGCGGGCTCGAGGCCTCGGACGTGAAGCGGTTGAAGGAGTTGGAACACGAAAATAACCGTCTCAAGCGGATGTATGCCGACCTGTCGCTGGAGAATGCAGCGCTGAAAGATGTCATCG GCAAAAAACCTCTAAGGCCTGCTGAGCGGCGGGAGGTCGTGGCCCACCTGGTCATGGCGGGCGGCCTTCCGGTTCAGCGGGCCTGTCGCGCAGTCGGACTGAGTCGGGCGACGTACTATCGGCCACTCGTGGACTGGGCTCGGCGGGATGCGCCGGTGATCGCGGCGTTGACGACGCTCGTCGCGGCGAAGAGTCGCTGGGGCTTTTGGAAATGCTGGGGGCGACTTCGATTGGATGGACAACCGTGGAATCACAAGCGGCTGTGGCGCGTGTACTGCCAGCTCCGCTTGAATCTCCCCCGTCGGACGAAGAAGCGGCTCCCTCTTCGTCCGCGTCAGCCGCTCGTGGTGGTGCCTCAGCCCAATGTCGTGTGGGCCGTGGACTTCATGAGCGATACGCTCTACGGCGGCCGACGCTTCCGGACCTTCAATGTGCTGGATGAAGGCGTGCGGGAAGGCTTGGCCATTGAGATTGATACGTCGCTCCCAGCTGAACGCGTGATTCGCGTGCTGGAGCAAGTCGTGAGCTGGCGGGGACAGCCCCAAGCGATTCGGCTCGATCATGGCCCTGAATTCCTCGCCGACCGGTTCATCACCTGGTGTGCGGAACGAGGGATTCAGCTGTGGCACATCCAGCCAGGCAAGCCGGATCAGAATGCCTTGATCGAGCGGTACAACCGGACCTATCGGACCGAAGTGCTCAATGCGTACGTGTTCGAGTCGTTGGAGCAGGTGCGAGAGATCAGTGCCGAATGGTTGCAGAGTGACAATGAAGAGCGGCCCCATGACGCGTTGGCGGGCCTGCCGCCTGCCACGTATCGGGCCCAAGTGGAAGCCAGAACTTCTCCCATGAAACTGTCTCCTTGA
- a CDS encoding C1 family peptidase produces the protein MAQTFRELREAVEHESLTWQPLTDRSDTDRVAPKSLGGDTKGLQKAEAVPSIDFKETLGIGTNPRLAIRRLERGFVRREALEERFRKSELMRLGYGDLPELLQRDAQPEGGAVASVDWRNRWGTNFITTVRDQNPCNACWAFAGVALVESMVRIEDSLWTRLSEGDVHRGIGAQCADYGNIGNVSNFFTNSGFADPGCFPWATNTPPYTPTPDRNGRTVRGPAFQWVGTVQQAKDWIDTVGPLITWLEVYNDFFAYGSGVYRRSTAPSNTLAGTHFMLVIGYSDALQAWLCKNSWGTGWGMSGFCWVAYGDSGIDRYAKAGVRNVNPDPWTKRRLHNGNLYESGNGAMNRNLEVMGAGKGRVQHRWREGGPPWTWGVGKSFGSDAAACPTFTGTTFTRNMELVYLTTASRLHHWWGPSGGTGPWSDGGIFGPTDCRGVPGFIQGDYGAPGNFEVVVLVGGGQLQHVWRDGAGWHNGVKFGTGLAYSGATLVQGTYGTPHGNLECVAVRSNGTMQHFWRHEPTLTWNTGIVFGAGVAGSPVMIQGQYGMRDESGPHGNFELCVAVGGQVQHWWRWNGGDAQWRHSTTFGHDVAAVAGMCEGQWGMNLEVIVLRRDGQLQHYWRDGAGWHEGPVIGPA, from the coding sequence ATGGCACAGACATTTCGTGAATTACGCGAAGCGGTCGAACATGAATCGTTGACCTGGCAACCACTGACGGATCGGTCGGATACCGACCGCGTGGCACCGAAAAGTCTCGGTGGCGACACCAAAGGACTGCAGAAGGCGGAAGCGGTTCCGAGCATCGACTTCAAGGAGACGCTCGGTATCGGCACAAATCCGCGTCTCGCGATTCGTCGACTCGAACGCGGATTCGTGAGGCGGGAAGCACTCGAGGAACGGTTCAGAAAAAGCGAATTGATGAGGCTCGGGTACGGCGATCTCCCGGAATTATTGCAACGTGATGCACAGCCCGAAGGCGGTGCGGTCGCATCGGTGGATTGGCGCAATCGCTGGGGGACCAATTTCATTACGACGGTGCGTGATCAAAATCCTTGTAACGCCTGCTGGGCCTTTGCCGGTGTCGCCCTGGTTGAATCGATGGTGCGCATTGAAGACTCACTCTGGACGAGACTCTCGGAGGGTGATGTCCACCGCGGGATCGGCGCGCAATGTGCCGACTATGGCAACATTGGTAACGTCTCCAATTTCTTCACGAACAGCGGATTTGCCGACCCCGGCTGCTTTCCGTGGGCAACCAATACCCCGCCCTACACCCCAACCCCCGACCGCAACGGCAGAACGGTTCGAGGGCCGGCCTTTCAATGGGTCGGGACGGTGCAGCAAGCCAAGGACTGGATTGATACAGTTGGACCGCTGATCACCTGGCTGGAGGTTTACAACGACTTCTTCGCCTACGGCTCGGGCGTCTACCGCCGCAGTACTGCCCCGTCGAATACGCTGGCTGGGACGCATTTCATGTTGGTCATCGGCTATAGCGACGCGCTCCAGGCCTGGTTATGCAAGAACTCGTGGGGAACTGGTTGGGGCATGAGCGGCTTCTGCTGGGTAGCCTATGGAGATTCTGGGATCGATCGCTATGCCAAAGCCGGGGTGCGGAACGTCAACCCCGACCCTTGGACCAAGCGCCGGCTCCACAACGGCAACTTGTACGAAAGCGGCAACGGCGCCATGAACCGAAACCTCGAGGTGATGGGCGCGGGCAAAGGTCGAGTCCAGCACCGTTGGCGCGAGGGTGGCCCACCTTGGACCTGGGGCGTGGGTAAGAGTTTCGGCAGCGACGCGGCGGCCTGCCCCACCTTCACCGGAACAACGTTCACCCGCAATATGGAGTTGGTCTATTTGACGACGGCCAGTCGCCTTCACCATTGGTGGGGCCCAAGCGGAGGTACGGGACCGTGGAGCGACGGTGGAATCTTCGGTCCGACGGATTGCCGAGGCGTTCCCGGCTTTATCCAGGGAGACTATGGCGCACCGGGGAATTTCGAAGTGGTGGTCCTGGTGGGCGGTGGGCAACTCCAGCACGTGTGGCGTGATGGAGCAGGCTGGCATAACGGCGTGAAGTTCGGAACCGGCCTCGCCTATTCCGGAGCCACCCTGGTGCAAGGCACTTATGGGACACCGCATGGAAATTTGGAATGCGTCGCAGTTCGTTCCAATGGGACCATGCAACACTTTTGGCGCCATGAGCCGACCTTGACCTGGAACACCGGCATTGTCTTCGGCGCCGGAGTGGCCGGCTCGCCGGTGATGATCCAGGGTCAATACGGCATGCGCGATGAGTCCGGCCCACATGGGAATTTCGAGTTATGCGTGGCGGTCGGCGGACAGGTGCAGCATTGGTGGCGATGGAACGGTGGAGATGCGCAGTGGCGCCACAGTACGACATTCGGGCATGATGTGGCAGCAGTCGCAGGGATGTGCGAAGGACAATGGGGCATGAATTTGGAAGTCATTGTGCTGCGTCGCGACGGCCAACTCCAGCATTACTGGCGCGATGGTGCCGGATGGCATGAAGGTCCGGTGATCGGTCCTGCATGA
- a CDS encoding excinuclease ABC subunit UvrA, protein MVHVRGAREHNLKNIDVAIPRDSLVVFTGVSGSGKSSLAFGTIYAEAQKRYLESVSPYARRLFHQLAVPEVDQIDGLPPAVALQQQRGSPTTRSTVGSVTTLSNLLRMLYSRAGDYPPDQPLLYAESFSPNTAEGACPTCHGLGRVYEVTEQTLVPDDSLTIRERAIAAWPTAWGGQNQRDILVSLGIDVDRPWRELPKKQREWILFTNEQPVVPVYAGLTPKETRRALKCKEEPSYQGTFTSARRHVLHSFANTQSQAMKRRALQFMLSNLCPLCDGKRLRSESLSVKFAGLDLAELSRLPLEELDGVIRPYADGTEPRLKIIAVEHPEKALVMRRITEDLNARLATLLELGLGYLTIERGTPTLSPGELQRLRLATQIRSNLFGVVYVLDEPSAGLHPADTESLLIALDQLKAAGNSLFVVEHDLDVIRRADWIVDVGPAAGEFGGHILYSGPPNGLRNIEASQTRHYLFESDSPRQKRATREPKGWLSLRGVTRNNLDNLSVAFPKGVLTAVTGVSGSGKSSLVSQVLVELVAKRLGAEISPDEPEVDDLEHEAVVTQGGEIASGMGGIARMVRVDQKPIGRTPRSNLATYTGLFDHIRRLFAATPEARARRYDAGRFSFNVAKGQCPNCKGEGAVMVELLFLPSVYAPCSVCHGTRYNPQTLEIRYCDQSIAEVLEMTIDTAWAFFSDEPQARRSLTLLREVGLGYLRLGQPATEFSGGEAQRIKLATELQRAQRGDALYVMDEPTTGLHPADVDRLIAQLGSLVDSGNTVIVVEHDMRVVAASDWVIDIGPGAGDNGGKVVASAPPLELARSSGRTAPYLAAYLGLPQTRDDRSS, encoded by the coding sequence ATGGTTCACGTGCGTGGCGCGCGCGAACACAATTTGAAGAACATAGATGTAGCCATCCCTCGTGATTCACTGGTCGTGTTTACAGGTGTTTCCGGATCTGGAAAATCCTCGCTCGCGTTCGGAACGATCTATGCCGAGGCGCAAAAGCGTTACCTAGAGTCCGTGTCTCCCTATGCGCGCCGACTGTTTCACCAATTGGCGGTGCCGGAAGTGGATCAAATTGATGGCCTGCCACCAGCAGTCGCGCTGCAACAGCAACGCGGATCGCCCACAACCCGCTCAACAGTGGGCAGCGTCACAACGCTGTCGAATCTTTTGCGCATGCTTTATTCCCGTGCGGGCGACTATCCTCCCGATCAGCCGCTACTCTACGCCGAATCCTTTTCGCCCAACACTGCCGAAGGTGCCTGTCCTACGTGCCACGGTTTGGGTCGCGTCTATGAGGTCACCGAACAAACACTTGTTCCCGACGACAGCCTGACAATCCGCGAACGTGCAATCGCAGCATGGCCGACGGCTTGGGGCGGACAGAACCAACGCGATATTCTGGTCTCTTTGGGGATCGATGTGGATCGCCCGTGGCGCGAACTGCCGAAAAAGCAGCGTGAATGGATTCTATTCACCAACGAGCAGCCTGTGGTGCCAGTCTATGCTGGTCTGACACCGAAAGAGACGCGGCGCGCGCTGAAATGCAAGGAAGAGCCTAGCTATCAGGGAACCTTCACCAGCGCGCGCCGACATGTGCTGCATTCGTTCGCGAATACCCAGAGCCAAGCGATGAAGAGGCGGGCGCTCCAGTTCATGCTCAGCAATCTGTGCCCATTGTGTGACGGTAAACGGCTACGTTCGGAATCACTCTCGGTCAAGTTTGCGGGTCTAGACTTGGCGGAATTGTCGCGCCTGCCGCTTGAGGAACTGGACGGAGTTATTCGGCCCTATGCCGACGGTACTGAACCTCGCCTGAAGATCATCGCCGTCGAGCACCCCGAAAAGGCGCTGGTCATGCGGAGGATCACCGAGGATCTCAACGCGCGTCTGGCAACACTGCTCGAGCTGGGTCTCGGATATCTAACAATTGAGCGCGGTACGCCGACACTTTCTCCCGGCGAATTGCAGCGCCTGCGGCTAGCAACCCAGATCCGTTCGAACCTGTTTGGTGTTGTTTACGTCCTGGACGAGCCCTCTGCAGGACTGCACCCCGCCGACACCGAGTCGTTGTTGATCGCACTCGACCAACTCAAGGCTGCAGGCAATTCACTCTTTGTCGTCGAACATGATTTGGATGTCATCCGTCGCGCTGACTGGATTGTCGATGTCGGACCCGCAGCGGGCGAGTTCGGCGGCCACATTCTTTACAGTGGCCCTCCAAATGGCCTGCGGAATATAGAAGCTTCACAGACCCGCCATTACCTGTTCGAGAGCGATTCTCCACGGCAGAAGCGCGCTACGCGCGAGCCCAAGGGTTGGCTAAGCCTCAGAGGCGTGACACGTAACAATCTCGACAACCTAAGCGTTGCTTTCCCCAAAGGTGTCCTCACGGCTGTGACCGGCGTTTCTGGATCGGGCAAATCCAGCTTAGTAAGCCAAGTGCTGGTAGAACTGGTTGCTAAGCGGCTAGGGGCCGAGATCTCCCCAGACGAGCCCGAGGTTGATGATCTGGAGCACGAAGCGGTTGTGACTCAGGGCGGCGAGATTGCTTCCGGAATGGGAGGCATCGCGCGTATGGTTCGCGTTGATCAAAAGCCAATCGGCCGTACTCCGCGCTCCAATCTGGCGACCTACACCGGATTGTTTGACCATATCCGGCGCCTGTTTGCCGCAACGCCAGAAGCGCGTGCGCGCCGCTATGATGCCGGGCGATTTTCTTTTAATGTCGCCAAAGGTCAGTGCCCAAATTGCAAGGGTGAGGGGGCGGTGATGGTAGAACTGCTATTTTTACCCAGCGTCTATGCACCGTGCTCGGTCTGTCACGGGACCCGCTACAATCCCCAGACCCTTGAGATCAGATATTGCGACCAGTCGATCGCCGAAGTGTTGGAAATGACTATCGATACAGCGTGGGCTTTTTTTAGCGATGAACCACAGGCACGCCGCTCGCTGACCTTATTGCGCGAGGTGGGGCTTGGCTATCTGCGGCTTGGACAGCCGGCGACCGAGTTTTCGGGTGGCGAGGCCCAGCGGATCAAACTCGCCACTGAGCTACAACGTGCGCAGCGTGGTGACGCACTTTACGTAATGGATGAGCCCACTACCGGATTGCACCCGGCCGATGTGGATAGGTTGATCGCGCAGCTCGGTTCCCTCGTGGATTCGGGCAACACCGTCATCGTGGTTGAGCACGACATGCGCGTGGTGGCGGCGAGCGACTGGGTTATCGATATCGGCCCCGGCGCCGGCGACAATGGCGGAAAAGTTGTTGCATCAGCACCACCGTTGGAGTTGGCGCGAAGCTCTGGGCGTACCGCCCCATATCTGGCCGCCTACCTTGGCTTGCCGCAAACGCGTGATGATAGATCATCCTGA
- a CDS encoding VOC family protein, which translates to MIVPTGFSAVTPYIFAREADGYVRFLREAFGGEELGRSVAPSGRIANCQININGATLITSEASADFPPSSAAFYLYVADAETAMAKSIDAGAAEIMAVADMPYGDRQGGVRDPAGNIWWISQRLTDEPYFR; encoded by the coding sequence ATGATCGTGCCGACCGGATTTTCAGCCGTGACTCCATACATCTTCGCGCGAGAAGCCGACGGTTACGTTCGCTTTTTGCGAGAAGCCTTCGGCGGTGAGGAACTTGGACGAAGTGTCGCGCCGAGTGGCCGCATCGCCAATTGCCAAATCAACATCAACGGCGCCACGCTGATAACCAGCGAAGCGAGTGCGGACTTTCCGCCGAGTAGCGCCGCCTTCTACCTATATGTGGCGGACGCCGAGACCGCGATGGCGAAATCGATCGATGCCGGGGCGGCGGAGATCATGGCAGTCGCTGATATGCCATATGGCGACCGCCAAGGTGGAGTACGCGATCCTGCTGGAAACATCTGGTGGATTTCGCAGCGCCTGACCGACGAACCCTATTTCCGTTAA